From Paenibacillus sp. FSL H8-0537:
TTCGATACTAGTACCGATTTTTATTGACATAATAATGAAAATGTGTATTAAAAAAGAGCTAACCCATTTCTGGATTTAGCTCTTTTTTAGTAAATGTTCTACTAAAGGCAATTTCCCCTTAGCTACATTTGCTGTGTAACCACCTTCAAAATGCGCAGTTATGGCGTAGAATGTTTTAGTAACCTCTATAATATGTTGTACGTTCACGAGGTTGTTAACATCCAATGCAACAAATCCCAGTGGCAAAAATATTTGTTTACATGCTTCTAGTGTCGTTATAAATGTAAAAAGGCCCTTAGTGGTATGGAATCTCGGGATATGATAGTTTTTTTTGGGCTGAAATATATCTACAAAAAAAACTTCACCTAATTTGAATGTATCAAATTGCTCTCCATCGATTTCCCCATCGTAAATTCGTTGTCCTAAAATCTCAGTCGTTAGATCCATATAATAACCACTCTACTTACGAAGTTCTTTCGGGATTGGTTGAGCCCCAATGAACCCTTTCCGGTTTCCAGTTGCGACGGAACGTTCAGCGTCTTTTTGCAGTTTCTCTGCAATTTTACGCGCTAATTTTTGCATCATATTCAACACCTCCATCCCTTTGATGAATGATTACCAATACCATTTGAGCGAAGAAAGCTAACGCAACAACATCTGATTGAAAAAATATATTTAACAAAATGAGCAACAAAGGTAAATTCCTTTCACTGCCTCTACCCCAGCAAATCAATAACGTTAAACTCAACAATATCAATATTATCATGACCGTGCCACTTAAGACAATATGTGGAATAATAGATAAAAGAAAAGTTGAGACAACCACACACGTTGTAAGAGACTTGAAATGAAAGCCACCAGTAAACTTTCTCAGTATCCAAAAAGCCAATAGACCGATTAATGACGGTATAAAAGATTCTGTTGCAATCCCAAATATCAATGTGAATACGATTATAGTCGCAGAACAAATCCAATTCCCCAAAGAAAATGCCATCACTTCTACAGACACGTCGCCCTTAGGATCTAACCTTTTTATGAATAGCGCCGTTTTTTGTGATAAAAATTCTATCATCTTCTGATTCCCTCCTTCTAGAGAGGAAATACAGGGTGCCAAGTATCAATAATACCAAGGGGTACGCGTACAAGGCTGCATCGTAATGAACGGTCAAATATAAAGATGTCGTGATTATTGCTGCTGCAGCCAATGTTGATACGGCAAGCATTCCATTCGTTCCGGTGAATAGTTTCTCCTTGCGGCTTAAGTCATGCGGTGGAATGACAATGAAAGTAAACCCATAATTAAACAATGATATCAGCCATCCGACCATCAACGAAGCGGTATCTGTGAAAAATTGAATCGCAATAACCCCGTTGCCTCCCGTATTTTGAGCAACAACATCGCTAACACCTAGTGCAGTCACAGCAAAATAGATCGGAAACTGTATGCATACATAGGCAGCATATCCTACTGCTACCATCAAACCAGAATAAACAAGTCTAATTTTCAGAGAATACCGAAAAAACGCTGCAAAGATTAAAAATTGCCCAAATATATCTATGTAGGGAGATAAGCCAATAACAACCCGGACGACATATGACCAACAGGCGACTCCAACACATACGTAAAGGATATTCCATTTATATGCTGCAAGTGGCTGCCTATACGATTTAATCATCAATACAACCATCGCAATTGCATCCAATATGCTAAAAAGCAGATAACTCGCTGTCTCCATTTATGGCGCCACCATCTTTTATTTTATTTTGAATATCGATTTTAATTTTAATTTTAATACATTCATCATTGCATGATCGCAACTATGTTGGCAAGACAGAATTTTAATGTTATACGAATGTACACGGTTATTTCATACATCTCGAAAGACAGCTCCATAGTTGTAATCATATTAGCATAAATATATCTCATACCTGCCGAGCTGCGGTAAAGGGAAAAGGCATTACCATAAGCATCTCCCTACAGGAAATGCCCACTGATAATGCCCCGATGGAATAGAAATAAAGAACCAGTCACCGGAAGATTCCCGGCAACTGGCTGCTTAATCTTTCAAGGTGTTTTGATCCCCGTCTCACAATCAGGGAGTCCCAAGAGTTTCACCTTCTAGAACAATGTCAAATATTGATCTCTTTCCCACTGGTGAACTTGCGTCTTGTACATATCCCACTCAATTTCTTTCAGCTCGTAGAAGTGAGCCAGAGCGTGCTCGCCGAGCGCGCTGCAGATAACATCGCTGCGAAGCAGTTCGTCCAACGCTTCCTTAAGATCAACCGGCAAGCTTGGCACACCGGATTCAATACGCTCTTCCTCAGTCATAATGTAGATGTTGCGGTCTGTTGGAGCTGGAAGAGTCGTTTTGTTCTTGATGCCATCCAGGCCAGCTTTCAGCATAACGGCTAGTGCCAAATATGGATTAGCTGCAGGGTCTGGGTTACGCACTTCAACGCGCGTGCTCAGTCCTCTTGAAGCCGGAATACGGATCATTGGCGAACGGTTGCTTGCAGACCATGCCACATAGCAAGGTGCTTCATAACCTGGTACAAGACGCTTGTACGAGTTGATTGTCGGATTCGTAATAGCAGCCATTGCGCGAGCATGCTCCAAAATACCTGCCATATAATAACGAGCGGTTGCGCTAAGGCCCAGCTTGTCGCTCTCATCATAAAATACGTTGGTGCTGCCTTGGAACAGCGATTGGTGACAGTGCATACCCGATCCGTTCACGCCGAACAGCGGCTTAGGCATAAATGTAGCGTGCAAACCATGCTCTCTCGCAATCGTTTTAACAACGAGCTTGAACGTTTGAATTTGGTCAGCGGCTTTAATCGCATCTGCATATTTAAAATCAATTTCATGCTGTCCTGGAGCAACCTCGTGGTGAGATGCTTCGATTTCAAAGCCCATTTCCTCAAGCGTCAAAACGATTTCACGGCGACAGTTTTCGCCCAAGTCCATAGGAGCAAGGTCAAAATATCCTCCTTGATCATTCAGTTCCATTGTAGGCTCGCCGCGCTCATCGGTTTTAAACAGGAAAAATTCCGGTTCAGGACCGACGTTCATCGCCGTATAACCCATTTCTTCCGCTTCATTCAGCGCACGTTTCAGAATACCACGCGGGTCCCCTGCGAACGGTGTGCCGTCGGGCATATAAATATCACAGATCAGACGAGCTACACGATCCTGTGCAACCCATGGGAATACAACCCATGTATCTAAATCAGGGTAAAGGTACATGTCAGATTCTTCAATACGCACATAACCTTCGATGGAAGAACCGTCAAACATCATTTTATTATCAAGCGCTTTATCCAACTGGCTCATTGGAATTTCA
This genomic window contains:
- the glnA gene encoding type I glutamate--ammonia ligase codes for the protein MSYTKEDIKRIAEEQNVRFIRLQFTDLLGTIKNVEIPMSQLDKALDNKMMFDGSSIEGYVRIEESDMYLYPDLDTWVVFPWVAQDRVARLICDIYMPDGTPFAGDPRGILKRALNEAEEMGYTAMNVGPEPEFFLFKTDERGEPTMELNDQGGYFDLAPMDLGENCRREIVLTLEEMGFEIEASHHEVAPGQHEIDFKYADAIKAADQIQTFKLVVKTIAREHGLHATFMPKPLFGVNGSGMHCHQSLFQGSTNVFYDESDKLGLSATARYYMAGILEHARAMAAITNPTINSYKRLVPGYEAPCYVAWSASNRSPMIRIPASRGLSTRVEVRNPDPAANPYLALAVMLKAGLDGIKNKTTLPAPTDRNIYIMTEEERIESGVPSLPVDLKEALDELLRSDVICSALGEHALAHFYELKEIEWDMYKTQVHQWERDQYLTLF
- a CDS encoding dipeptidyl aminopeptidase, whose protein sequence is MDLTTEILGQRIYDGEIDGEQFDTFKLGEVFFVDIFQPKKNYHIPRFHTTKGLFTFITTLEACKQIFLPLGFVALDVNNLVNVQHIIEVTKTFYAITAHFEGGYTANVAKGKLPLVEHLLKKS
- a CDS encoding accessory gene regulator B family protein — translated: MIEFLSQKTALFIKRLDPKGDVSVEVMAFSLGNWICSATIIVFTLIFGIATESFIPSLIGLLAFWILRKFTGGFHFKSLTTCVVVSTFLLSIIPHIVLSGTVMIILILLSLTLLICWGRGSERNLPLLLILLNIFFQSDVVALAFFAQMVLVIIHQRDGGVEYDAKISA